One segment of Pseudodesulfovibrio sp. 5S69 DNA contains the following:
- a CDS encoding 1,4-dihydroxy-6-naphthoate synthase has protein sequence MKKKMTLGFSPCPNDTFIFHALATGLIPWAGGLDVTLADVEELNGLAAAGALDVVKVSTAAAAGILDEYVLLRAGGAMGYGAGPVLVAEEGRTLGSLDGGTVAIPGERTTANLIFGLCCREAGISVARLSMIFDEVMPAVEAGRADAGVVIHEGRFTFAERGLVRVLDLGAWWEAHTGLPIPLGAIAIRRSLGEDVARRMNEAIRQSLLFARNEPEAGRDYIRGHAQELSETVVRTHIETFVTDYSLDAGEAGVQAVSRLLAEAGCIRKDVFITL, from the coding sequence ATGAAGAAAAAAATGACTCTCGGCTTTTCGCCCTGTCCCAACGACACCTTCATCTTCCATGCCCTGGCCACGGGGCTGATTCCCTGGGCGGGCGGGCTCGACGTAACCCTGGCCGACGTGGAGGAGCTCAACGGCCTGGCCGCCGCAGGCGCGTTGGACGTGGTCAAGGTGTCCACGGCGGCGGCCGCCGGGATACTGGACGAATACGTTCTGCTGCGCGCGGGCGGGGCCATGGGCTACGGGGCCGGGCCGGTGCTGGTGGCCGAAGAGGGCCGGACGCTGGGATCCCTGGACGGCGGCACGGTGGCCATTCCGGGGGAGCGGACCACGGCCAACCTGATTTTCGGCCTGTGCTGCCGCGAGGCCGGGATATCGGTCGCGCGCCTGTCCATGATTTTCGACGAGGTCATGCCCGCCGTGGAGGCGGGGCGCGCGGACGCGGGCGTGGTCATCCACGAAGGGAGGTTCACCTTTGCCGAGCGTGGTCTGGTGCGTGTCCTCGATCTGGGCGCGTGGTGGGAGGCGCATACCGGCCTACCCATCCCGCTCGGGGCCATCGCCATCAGGCGGTCGCTGGGCGAGGACGTAGCCCGGCGCATGAACGAGGCCATCCGCCAGAGCCTGTTGTTCGCGCGCAACGAGCCCGAGGCCGGACGCGACTATATCCGCGGGCACGCCCAAGAACTGAGCGAAACAGTGGTCCGGACCCACATAGAGACCTTTGTCACGGACTACAGCCTGGACGCGGGCGAGGCCGGGGTGCAGGCGGTCTCGCGCCTGCTGGCCGAGGCCGGCTGTATCAGGAAGGACGTCTTCATCACGCTCTAG
- a CDS encoding MlaD family protein, with protein MVRKKDYFKLGLYIILGTGMLLAVVIILGAGRFFQTTYPLETYFDESVNGLSVGSPVKLRGVQVGRVAEINFVSNIYPQANADEARYVYVRCEINPDLFENLTAKDFVTYVARDAERGMRIRPTSLGLTGQLFLNTVYQDPKSNPPLPIDWTPENAYIPSVPSTLSRVEEAVTTISKTLSSLKQEDLESIIKDVKSIVGTIDHFMKTEGGKEAGNRVLDILQSTKGILARTDKLLADPAAETIIPQTASILANVDRITAKSADNIIAAAAETRAAIASFKQASQVLSKTLTDPRMDKAMAEIAPTLENISKASADLANAVTKVHTLVNRLNGVAASQEANVRSIIEDTRQVMQNVKELTDEAKRYPSGVIFGTPPNKPNPNGK; from the coding sequence ATGGTACGCAAAAAAGACTACTTCAAGCTGGGCCTGTACATCATCCTCGGCACGGGCATGCTCCTGGCCGTGGTCATCATCCTCGGGGCCGGACGCTTCTTCCAGACCACCTACCCCCTGGAGACCTATTTCGACGAGTCGGTCAACGGCCTGTCCGTGGGCTCACCGGTGAAGCTGCGCGGCGTCCAGGTGGGCCGCGTGGCCGAGATCAACTTCGTGTCCAACATATATCCCCAGGCCAACGCGGACGAGGCCCGCTACGTCTACGTCCGCTGCGAGATCAACCCGGACCTGTTCGAAAACCTGACCGCCAAGGACTTCGTCACCTACGTGGCCCGCGACGCCGAACGCGGCATGCGCATCCGGCCCACCTCCCTGGGCTTGACCGGCCAGCTCTTCCTGAACACGGTCTACCAGGACCCCAAGAGCAACCCGCCCCTGCCCATCGACTGGACCCCGGAGAACGCGTACATCCCGTCCGTGCCCTCCACCCTGAGCCGGGTCGAGGAGGCCGTGACGACCATCAGCAAGACCCTGAGCAGCCTGAAGCAGGAAGACCTGGAATCCATCATCAAGGACGTCAAGTCCATCGTCGGCACCATCGACCACTTCATGAAGACCGAGGGCGGCAAAGAGGCGGGCAACCGCGTGCTCGACATCCTCCAGTCCACCAAGGGCATCCTGGCCCGCACCGACAAGCTGCTCGCCGACCCGGCGGCCGAGACCATCATCCCGCAGACGGCCTCCATCCTGGCCAACGTCGACCGCATCACCGCGAAATCCGCCGACAACATCATCGCCGCCGCGGCCGAGACCAGGGCGGCCATCGCCAGCTTCAAGCAGGCCTCCCAGGTCCTGAGCAAGACCCTGACCGACCCGCGCATGGACAAGGCCATGGCCGAGATCGCCCCCACCCTGGAAAACATCTCCAAGGCCTCGGCCGACCTGGCCAACGCCGTCACCAAGGTCCACACCCTGGTCAACCGCCTCAACGGCGTGGCCGCCTCTCAGGAGGCCAATGTCCGGTCCATCATCGAGGACACCAGGCAGGTCATGCAGAACGTCAAGGAACTCACGGACGAGGCCAAGCGGTACCCGTCCGGCGTGATCTTCGGCACCCCGCCGAACAAACCCAACCCCAACGGCAAGTAA
- the rplQ gene encoding 50S ribosomal protein L17, which translates to MRHRKSGRKLNRSNTHRAAMFKNMARALLTYEQIRTTEAKAKELRRIADKLITLAVRNDLHSRRQAYKVLGSHQMVQRLFDEIGPRFAEAGGGYTRIVKMAQPRKGDCAPMVIIELTKKAGETAAAAPAKEEPKKASKPAEKKEEPKKAPEKAEEKPEETAEETPEAAEKADEE; encoded by the coding sequence ATGAGGCATAGAAAGTCCGGCCGCAAACTGAATCGGTCCAATACGCACCGTGCCGCCATGTTCAAGAACATGGCCCGCGCCCTCCTGACCTACGAGCAGATCCGCACCACCGAAGCCAAGGCCAAGGAACTTCGTCGCATTGCCGACAAGCTCATCACCCTGGCCGTGCGCAACGACCTGCATTCCCGCCGTCAGGCGTACAAGGTCCTCGGTAGCCACCAGATGGTTCAGCGTCTCTTCGACGAGATCGGTCCCCGCTTTGCGGAAGCCGGCGGGGGCTACACCCGCATCGTCAAGATGGCCCAGCCCCGCAAGGGCGACTGCGCTCCCATGGTCATCATCGAGTTGACCAAGAAGGCCGGTGAAACGGCCGCCGCAGCCCCGGCCAAGGAAGAGCCCAAGAAGGCTTCCAAGCCCGCCGAGAAGAAAGAAGAGCCCAAGAAGGCCCCTGAAAAGGCCGAGGAAAAGCCTGAGGAAACGGCCGAGGAAACTCCCGAAGCCGCCGAAAAGGCCGACGAAGAATAA
- the yjgA gene encoding ribosome biogenesis factor YjgA codes for MAKKKPTYHPSEFDEIDDRPSRSQLKRDMTALQQLGADLAALGDKVVKEADLPPDVEEALLLIKTITKHEARRRHMQYVGKLMRTFDTTHARELVESAQLGHAVRTKAFRHVEDLRDRLVDGDDDLLQELFDAHPGEGQRLRQLTLGARREKANGKPPKDTRALFRLLRDLEGGE; via the coding sequence ATGGCAAAAAAGAAACCGACCTATCACCCGTCCGAATTCGACGAGATCGACGACCGCCCGAGCCGCTCCCAGCTCAAGCGCGACATGACCGCCCTGCAACAGCTCGGGGCCGACCTGGCCGCGCTCGGCGACAAGGTGGTCAAGGAAGCGGACCTGCCCCCCGATGTGGAAGAGGCCCTGCTGCTCATCAAGACCATAACCAAGCACGAGGCCAGACGACGCCACATGCAGTACGTGGGCAAGCTCATGCGGACCTTCGACACCACCCACGCCCGCGAACTGGTCGAGTCCGCCCAACTCGGCCACGCGGTCAGGACCAAGGCCTTCCGGCACGTCGAAGACCTCCGCGACCGGCTGGTCGACGGCGACGACGACCTGCTGCAAGAGCTGTTCGACGCCCATCCCGGCGAAGGCCAGCGCCTGCGCCAACTGACCCTCGGCGCGCGCCGCGAAAAAGCCAACGGCAAGCCTCCCAAAGATACCCGCGCCCTCTTCCGCCTCCTCCGCGATCTGGAGGGCGGAGAGTAG
- a CDS encoding DMT family transporter, which yields MVIAERKTRALLALGAAVLLWASSFIVLKIAFQRFDPMVVIFGRMFVASICFLLVFKSLKKIDYRPGDWKLLAFMGICEPGFYFIFEALALTYTDASQAGMICALLPLMVAVAARLTLNEPLTRRTVTGFGLAIVGAVVLSSVAEATETASNPVLGNFLEFMAMVCACGYMIAFKKLSPRYSPWFLTMIQAFTGSLFYFPLLFLPSTHLPASFDPVGVISVLYLGVFVTIGAYGMYNYGMSKVPAGQASSFINLIPVLTLVMGLILLGERLNPMQYAASALVIVGVYVSQDTRRKRTAPAA from the coding sequence ATGGTCATCGCTGAGAGGAAAACAAGGGCGCTCCTGGCGCTCGGGGCGGCTGTCCTGCTTTGGGCCAGCTCGTTCATCGTGCTCAAGATCGCCTTTCAGCGGTTCGATCCCATGGTGGTCATCTTCGGCCGCATGTTCGTGGCCTCGATCTGCTTTCTGCTGGTCTTCAAGAGCCTGAAGAAAATCGATTACCGGCCCGGTGACTGGAAGCTGCTCGCCTTCATGGGCATCTGCGAACCGGGCTTCTACTTCATCTTCGAGGCCCTGGCCCTGACCTACACCGACGCCTCCCAGGCCGGGATGATCTGCGCCCTGCTGCCGCTCATGGTGGCCGTGGCCGCGCGCCTGACCCTGAACGAACCCCTGACCCGGCGCACGGTGACCGGGTTCGGCCTGGCCATTGTCGGTGCGGTGGTCCTCTCAAGCGTGGCCGAAGCCACGGAGACGGCGTCCAACCCGGTGCTTGGCAACTTCCTCGAATTCATGGCCATGGTCTGCGCCTGTGGGTACATGATCGCCTTCAAGAAGCTGAGCCCCCGCTACAGCCCGTGGTTCCTGACCATGATCCAGGCCTTCACCGGCTCCCTGTTCTACTTCCCCCTGCTCTTCCTGCCGTCCACCCATCTGCCCGCGTCCTTTGATCCCGTGGGCGTGATCTCCGTGCTGTACCTAGGCGTGTTCGTGACCATCGGGGCTTACGGCATGTACAACTACGGCATGTCCAAGGTCCCGGCGGGCCAGGCCTCGTCCTTCATCAATCTCATCCCGGTCCTCACCCTGGTCATGGGGTTGATCCTGCTGGGTGAGCGGCTCAATCCCATGCAGTACGCGGCCTCGGCCCTGGTCATCGTCGGCGTGTACGTCAGCCAGGACACCCGGAGGAAAAGGACCGCCCCCGCCGCCTAG
- the mqnC gene encoding cyclic dehypoxanthinyl futalosine synthase codes for MLEYIFDKVLAGERIRFGEAERLYAEADFYDLGWLAHRVRLRRHPEPVVTYVVDRNINYSNVCVCCCKFCAFFCEPGDKDAYVLSFEEIGRKIDETKALGGTQILMQGGHHPDLPLTWYEDMLRWIKQNHPVHIHAFSPPEVVFWSEKEGISIAEVIRRLRAAGLDSIPGGGAEILVDEVRSRVAPNKCPSDQWLGVMEEAHRQGLRTTATMMFGHLETPAQRLEHLFRVREVQDRTGGFTAFIPWTFQPDHTALPNCRKLTSVEYLRTLAVSRIVLDNVDNVQVSWVTMGPKIAQLALYFGGNDFGSTMIEENVVKAAGVAFRLSREEIRRLVEGAGFTPCQRTMDYTLMEAK; via the coding sequence ATGCTTGAATATATTTTCGACAAGGTGTTGGCCGGGGAGCGCATCAGGTTCGGCGAGGCCGAGCGACTGTATGCCGAGGCGGATTTTTACGACCTCGGCTGGCTGGCCCACCGGGTGCGGCTGCGTAGGCATCCCGAGCCGGTGGTCACCTATGTGGTGGACCGGAATATCAACTATTCCAACGTCTGCGTCTGCTGCTGCAAGTTCTGCGCGTTCTTCTGCGAGCCCGGCGACAAGGACGCCTACGTACTCTCCTTCGAGGAGATCGGGCGCAAGATCGACGAGACCAAGGCGCTGGGCGGCACCCAGATCCTCATGCAGGGCGGGCACCATCCGGACCTGCCGCTGACCTGGTACGAGGACATGCTCCGTTGGATCAAACAAAACCATCCGGTGCACATCCACGCCTTTTCCCCGCCCGAAGTGGTCTTCTGGAGCGAGAAGGAGGGCATCTCCATTGCCGAGGTCATCCGGCGGCTGCGCGCGGCCGGGCTGGACTCCATCCCCGGCGGCGGCGCCGAGATTCTGGTGGACGAGGTCCGCTCGCGGGTGGCCCCGAACAAGTGCCCGTCCGACCAATGGCTGGGCGTCATGGAAGAGGCCCACAGGCAGGGGCTCCGCACCACCGCGACCATGATGTTCGGACACCTCGAAACCCCGGCCCAGCGGCTGGAGCATCTCTTCCGCGTACGCGAGGTCCAGGACCGCACCGGCGGGTTCACCGCCTTCATCCCCTGGACCTTCCAGCCCGACCACACGGCCCTGCCGAACTGCCGCAAGCTGACCAGCGTGGAATACCTGCGCACCCTGGCCGTATCGCGCATCGTCCTGGACAACGTGGACAACGTCCAGGTCTCCTGGGTGACCATGGGCCCCAAGATCGCCCAGTTGGCCCTCTATTTCGGCGGCAACGACTTCGGCTCGACCATGATCGAGGAGAACGTGGTCAAGGCCGCGGGCGTGGCCTTCCGCCTGTCCCGCGAGGAAATCCGCCGTCTGGTCGAAGGGGCCGGGTTCACGCCCTGCCAACGGACCATGGACTATACCCTGATGGAGGCAAAATAA
- a CDS encoding ABC-type transport auxiliary lipoprotein family protein, whose protein sequence is MKRYHLLFALLVTALAASACVKLGAKPLEKRYYQISPVRTAQKAAAPRDIILMVRRLSVSDLYNSRELVYREAGERIDSDFYNMFFVTPSGMLTTELRRWLRESGRFGHVIEPGSMVVPTLTLEGTVNALYGDYSGDRPAAVVEMQFFVVDESTADNVILFSGSYAERVPAADAAPETLIKAMTQGVERIYASLETDLAAAPLKD, encoded by the coding sequence ATGAAACGATACCACCTTCTCTTCGCCCTCCTGGTCACGGCCCTGGCCGCTTCGGCCTGCGTCAAGCTGGGCGCCAAGCCCCTGGAAAAACGCTACTACCAGATTTCCCCGGTGCGTACCGCGCAAAAGGCCGCCGCGCCCAGGGACATCATCCTCATGGTCCGGCGGCTGTCCGTCTCGGACCTCTACAACTCCCGCGAACTGGTCTACCGGGAAGCCGGAGAGCGCATCGATTCCGATTTCTACAACATGTTCTTCGTCACCCCGTCCGGCATGCTGACCACGGAACTGCGCCGCTGGCTGCGTGAATCCGGCCGGTTCGGGCACGTCATCGAACCGGGCAGCATGGTCGTGCCGACCCTGACCCTGGAAGGCACGGTCAACGCCCTGTACGGCGATTACTCCGGCGACCGACCCGCCGCCGTGGTCGAGATGCAGTTCTTCGTGGTGGACGAATCCACCGCGGACAACGTCATCCTCTTCTCCGGCTCCTATGCCGAACGCGTACCCGCGGCCGACGCCGCCCCCGAAACCCTGATCAAGGCCATGACCCAAGGCGTGGAACGCATCTACGCCTCCCTTGAAACCGACCTGGCCGCCGCGCCGCTCAAAGACTGA
- a CDS encoding menaquinone biosynthetic enzyme MqnA/MqnD family protein, whose amino-acid sequence MPVRLGKIGYLNVLPIYHPLETGILPMDCEVTSGPPAELNQLMDAGKLDVSACSSVEYARHADKYFLIPNIGIGSRGPVQSVLLLSRRPVEELDGRTILVSAQTHTSAALLRVLQAKLWNIKTVFTTGSATDVLGTGERPQAILCIGDEALNLRYHPDYPYRIDLGEAWRELTGLPFIFGVWIVRRESWERDREKVEQASRLLLAGKRWGEENIGDVCVMAAEESCLNDEEMCSYFDGLVYDLGPEEQEGMRAFYESLVETGIIDRAPELVFLP is encoded by the coding sequence ATGCCCGTCCGCCTAGGAAAAATCGGCTATCTCAACGTCCTGCCCATATACCACCCACTGGAAACCGGCATCCTGCCCATGGACTGCGAGGTCACCTCGGGCCCACCCGCCGAACTCAACCAGCTCATGGATGCGGGCAAGCTCGACGTGTCCGCCTGCTCCAGTGTGGAGTACGCCCGGCATGCCGACAAATACTTCCTCATCCCGAACATCGGCATCGGCAGTCGGGGGCCTGTGCAGAGCGTACTGCTCCTCAGCCGCCGCCCCGTGGAAGAACTGGACGGCAGGACCATCCTGGTCAGCGCCCAGACCCACACCTCGGCGGCCCTACTCCGCGTGCTTCAGGCCAAGCTGTGGAACATCAAGACGGTGTTCACCACGGGCAGCGCCACCGACGTCCTCGGGACCGGGGAGCGCCCCCAGGCCATCCTGTGCATCGGTGACGAGGCCCTGAACCTGCGCTACCACCCGGACTACCCGTACCGCATCGACCTGGGCGAGGCCTGGCGCGAACTGACCGGCCTGCCCTTCATCTTTGGCGTCTGGATCGTCCGGCGCGAAAGCTGGGAACGGGATCGAGAAAAGGTGGAGCAGGCCTCAAGGCTGCTGCTCGCGGGCAAACGCTGGGGAGAGGAGAACATCGGCGACGTCTGCGTCATGGCGGCCGAGGAAAGCTGCCTCAACGACGAGGAGATGTGCTCCTACTTCGACGGCCTGGTCTACGACCTCGGCCCCGAGGAGCAGGAGGGGATGCGGGCCTTCTATGAAAGCCTGGTGGAGACCGGGATCATCGACAGGGCTCCGGAGCTGGTCTTCCTGCCCTGA
- a CDS encoding ABC transporter ATP-binding protein yields MADTTPVISVRNLTCGYGDVVIVNDVTFDIRRGEVFVILGGSGCGKSTLLKNMIGLIEPMAGQVFYGDDELTAASGAARQTIIRRFGVMYQMGALFGSMSVLQNVMLPLEEFTDLPAEAIELIAKSKLAMVDMESAACKMPAALSGGMKKRAAIARAMALDPGILFLDEPGAGLDPISSAVLDELILDLSKNLGITFVIVTHELESIYKIADRVIMLDKEVKSIVAEGDPRVLRDTSDNPSVRRFFLRQPDIHAPGLETDGQPAAQG; encoded by the coding sequence ATGGCGGACACCACCCCGGTCATCAGCGTGCGCAACCTGACCTGCGGCTACGGCGACGTCGTCATCGTGAACGACGTGACCTTCGACATCCGCCGGGGCGAGGTCTTCGTCATCCTCGGCGGCTCAGGCTGCGGCAAGTCCACCCTGCTCAAGAACATGATCGGTCTGATCGAGCCCATGGCCGGCCAGGTCTTCTACGGCGACGACGAACTGACCGCCGCCTCGGGGGCCGCGCGCCAGACGATCATCCGCAGGTTCGGGGTCATGTACCAGATGGGCGCGCTCTTCGGGTCCATGTCCGTGCTCCAGAACGTCATGCTCCCGCTCGAGGAGTTCACCGACCTGCCTGCGGAGGCCATCGAGCTGATCGCCAAATCCAAGCTGGCCATGGTGGACATGGAAAGCGCGGCCTGCAAGATGCCCGCGGCCCTGTCCGGCGGCATGAAGAAGCGGGCGGCCATTGCCCGGGCCATGGCGCTGGACCCCGGCATCCTCTTCCTGGACGAGCCGGGCGCCGGGCTGGACCCCATCTCCAGCGCGGTCCTGGACGAATTGATCCTGGACCTCTCCAAGAACCTGGGCATCACCTTCGTCATCGTCACCCATGAATTGGAAAGCATTTACAAAATTGCGGATCGGGTTATCATGCTCGACAAGGAAGTCAAATCCATCGTGGCCGAAGGCGACCCGCGCGTGCTGCGGGACACCTCGGACAACCCGTCCGTCAGGCGATTCTTTCTCCGGCAACCCGACATCCACGCCCCCGGCCTTGAAACGGACGGGCAACCGGCAGCCCAAGGATAG
- a CDS encoding selenium metabolism-associated LysR family transcriptional regulator yields the protein MDIRKLEAFCKVYELQSFSRAGEAMFLSQPTISSHVANLEDELGVKLFDRLGRKIMPTQAGDVLYESMVTIFRNLDRAKAAIEVLRDRVVGELQVGCSTIPSHSILPELLKSFSAKYPEVSFIVHTGDSSEVIKRVASGDWPVGIVGKRPEEEELTAKLLARDETILVASPNAPWLPVVDEPTMDELVQLPWIMRIQGSATRMVLENALNKAGCSLQNLNIRCKVEGTCESLAHAVHGVGMCFTSKLAAQSLLDSGEVVRIKAPALEGRREFYLIHHSGRYMFPALKAFVEFHG from the coding sequence ATGGACATCAGAAAGCTTGAAGCGTTTTGCAAGGTTTATGAATTGCAAAGTTTTTCCAGAGCCGGAGAGGCCATGTTCCTGTCCCAGCCGACCATCAGTTCGCACGTGGCCAATCTCGAGGATGAACTGGGCGTCAAGTTGTTCGACCGTCTCGGGCGAAAGATCATGCCCACCCAGGCCGGAGACGTGCTCTATGAGAGCATGGTGACCATCTTCCGGAATCTGGACCGGGCCAAGGCTGCCATCGAGGTCCTGCGCGACCGGGTTGTCGGCGAGTTGCAGGTGGGGTGCAGCACCATCCCGTCCCACAGCATCCTGCCGGAACTGCTCAAATCCTTTTCCGCCAAGTACCCCGAGGTCTCGTTTATCGTTCACACCGGCGATTCGTCCGAGGTCATAAAGAGGGTTGCCTCCGGCGATTGGCCCGTGGGCATCGTGGGCAAGCGGCCCGAGGAAGAGGAGTTGACGGCCAAGCTCCTGGCCCGCGACGAGACCATCTTGGTGGCCTCGCCCAACGCGCCTTGGCTGCCCGTTGTGGACGAGCCGACCATGGACGAGCTTGTGCAACTGCCGTGGATCATGCGGATTCAGGGATCGGCCACGCGGATGGTTTTGGAGAACGCCCTGAACAAGGCGGGCTGCTCCCTGCAGAACCTGAACATCCGCTGCAAGGTGGAAGGGACCTGCGAGAGCCTGGCTCACGCCGTGCACGGGGTGGGCATGTGCTTCACCTCCAAGCTGGCCGCTCAGTCACTGCTGGACAGCGGCGAGGTCGTGCGCATCAAGGCCCCGGCCCTGGAAGGGCGCCGGGAGTTCTACCTCATCCACCACAGCGGCCGGTACATGTTCCCGGCGCTCAAGGCCTTCGTGGAGTTCCACGGGTAG
- a CDS encoding TetR/AcrR family transcriptional regulator — translation MTKNTFENLPDEKRQRVLDEATTEFAEHGYHQASINRIVERLGIAKGSLFKYFGNKQGLFEHIFSRAVSDFKKPLKAIRDTPGLGFFERIEQSFLAGTRFVDAHPNLYRIYLKMLFNENFPLRERFLGEIRGAHAKYLRQLIEGGVRDGQLPAALDVEMAVFTLHAVMDRFLQGYAVPSLDNGLAPAASLPEQARALAAFLRHGLADIPTQE, via the coding sequence TTGACGAAAAACACCTTTGAGAACCTGCCCGACGAGAAGCGACAGCGCGTCCTGGACGAGGCCACCACGGAGTTCGCCGAGCACGGCTACCACCAGGCGTCGATCAACCGGATCGTGGAACGGCTGGGCATCGCCAAGGGCTCGCTGTTCAAGTATTTCGGCAACAAGCAGGGGCTGTTCGAGCATATCTTCAGCCGCGCGGTGAGCGATTTCAAGAAGCCGCTCAAGGCCATCCGCGACACGCCCGGCCTCGGGTTCTTCGAGCGCATCGAACAGAGTTTCCTGGCCGGGACCCGGTTCGTGGACGCCCACCCGAACCTCTACCGCATCTATCTGAAGATGCTCTTCAACGAAAATTTTCCCCTGCGCGAGCGCTTTCTCGGCGAGATCCGGGGCGCGCACGCCAAGTATCTCCGGCAGCTCATCGAGGGCGGCGTCCGGGACGGGCAGTTGCCCGCCGCCCTGGACGTGGAGATGGCCGTATTCACCCTGCACGCGGTCATGGACCGCTTCCTCCAGGGCTACGCCGTACCCTCGCTGGACAACGGGCTCGCGCCCGCCGCCTCCCTGCCGGAACAGGCTCGCGCCCTGGCCGCCTTCCTGCGCCACGGCCTGGCCGACATCCCTACACAGGAGTAA
- the mqnE gene encoding aminofutalosine synthase MqnE: protein MNLFKSDYFDNMDLADIRDKVEANERLSFEDGVRLFQCPEPLAVGALAHRMRTRMHGDKAFYVVNRHVNYTNVCVNGCVFCAYQREEGQSGGFVLTREDVLAKLEAAPLPPREVHIVGGCHPRLGLAYFEDILSAVHERYPDAVLKCFTAVEIAHFAHLENISTREVLTRLKSAGLGMLPGGGAEIFAPKVREQLCPRKATADEWLAIHEQAHGLGLKTNGTMLFGHIETIEERVDHLVRLRESQDRSHGYTCFIPLPFLTENSRLAIDNPLTGLEELKTIAVCRLLLDNIPHIKAYWVMLGVKQAQAALKFGADDFDGTVVEEKIGHEAGADSQQGLSRSELEDMIRGCGCTPVERDGFFNEV, encoded by the coding sequence ATGAACCTCTTCAAGAGCGACTATTTCGACAACATGGACCTGGCCGACATCCGCGACAAGGTCGAGGCGAACGAGCGCCTCTCCTTCGAGGACGGCGTGCGCCTCTTCCAGTGCCCCGAGCCGCTGGCGGTGGGCGCACTGGCTCACCGCATGCGCACCCGCATGCACGGCGACAAGGCGTTCTACGTGGTCAACCGCCACGTCAACTACACCAACGTCTGCGTCAACGGCTGTGTGTTCTGCGCCTACCAGCGCGAGGAAGGCCAAAGCGGCGGCTTCGTGCTCACCCGCGAGGACGTCCTGGCCAAGCTCGAGGCCGCGCCGCTGCCGCCGCGCGAGGTTCACATCGTTGGCGGCTGCCATCCCAGGCTCGGCCTGGCCTATTTCGAGGACATCCTGTCCGCCGTGCACGAGCGCTACCCGGACGCGGTCCTGAAATGCTTCACCGCCGTGGAGATCGCCCACTTCGCCCATCTCGAAAACATTTCCACCCGCGAGGTCCTGACCCGGCTCAAGTCGGCCGGGCTGGGCATGCTGCCCGGCGGAGGGGCCGAGATCTTCGCCCCCAAGGTCCGCGAGCAGCTCTGCCCGCGCAAGGCCACGGCCGACGAGTGGCTGGCCATCCACGAACAGGCCCATGGGCTCGGGCTCAAGACCAACGGTACCATGCTCTTCGGCCATATCGAGACCATCGAGGAGCGCGTGGACCACCTCGTCCGGCTGCGCGAGTCCCAGGACCGCAGCCACGGGTACACCTGCTTCATCCCCCTGCCCTTCCTGACCGAGAACAGCCGGCTGGCCATCGACAATCCCCTGACCGGGCTGGAGGAACTCAAGACCATCGCGGTCTGCCGCCTGCTGCTCGACAACATCCCGCACATCAAGGCCTACTGGGTCATGCTCGGGGTCAAGCAGGCCCAGGCCGCGCTCAAGTTCGGGGCCGACGACTTCGACGGCACGGTCGTCGAGGAGAAGATCGGCCACGAGGCCGGGGCCGACTCCCAACAGGGGCTGTCCCGGTCCGAACTCGAAGACATGATCCGGGGGTGCGGCTGCACACCGGTGGAGCGCGACGGCTTTTTCAACGAGGTGTAG